From Peromyscus eremicus chromosome 3, PerEre_H2_v1, whole genome shotgun sequence, one genomic window encodes:
- the Lhfpl4 gene encoding LHFPL tetraspan subfamily member 4 protein — protein MLPSQEASKLYHEHYMRNSRAIGVLWAIFTICFAIINVVVFIQPYWVGDSVSTPKPGYFGLFHYCVGSGLAGRELTCRGSFTDFSTIPSSAFKAAAFFVLLSMVLILGCITCFALFFFCNTATVYKICAWMQLLAALCLVLGCMIFPDGWDAETIRDMCGTKTGKYSLGDCSVRWAYILAIIGILNALILSFLAFVLGNRQTDLLQEELKQENKDFVGTTVSSVLRPGGDVSGWGVLPCPVAHTQGP, from the exons ATGCTGCCCTCGCAGGAGGCCTCCAAGCTCTACCATGAGCACTACATGCGGAACTCGCGGGCCATCGGCGTGCTGTGGGCCATCTTCACCATCTGCTTCGCCATCATCAACGTGGTGGTCTTCATCCAGCCCTACTGGGTAGGAGACAGCGTGAGCACTCCCAAGCCTGGCTACTTCGGCCTCTTCCACTACTGCGTGGGCAGCGGGCTAGCGGGCCGCGAGCTCACCTGCCGGGGCTCTTTCACCGACTTCAGCACCATCCCGTCCAGCGCCTTCAAGGCGGCCGCTTTCTTCGTGTTGCTTTCCATGGTGCTGATTCTCGGCTGCATCACCTGCTTcgctcttttcttcttctgcaaCACCGCCACTGTCTACAAGATCTGCGCCTGGATGCAGCTCTTGGCAG CCCTGTGCCTCGTCTTGGGCTGCATGATCTTCCCTGATGGCTGGGACGCCGAGACCATCCGGGACATGTGCGGGACCAAGACAGGGAAGTACTCCCTCGGGGACTGTTCGGTGCGCTGGGCGTACATTCTGGCCATCATCGGCATCCTCAACGCGCTCATCCTGTCCTTCCTCGCCTTCGTGCTGGGCAACCGGCAGACTGACTTGCTGCAGGAAGAGCTCAAACAGGAGAACAAAG atTTTGTAGGCACTACAGTAAGTTCTGTGTTGCGGCCAGGAGGTGATGTCTCTGGATGGGGAGTCCTGCCATGCCCTGTTGCTCACACCCAGGGACCCTGA